One genomic segment of Corynebacterium durum includes these proteins:
- a CDS encoding CPBP family intramembrane glutamic endopeptidase, whose translation MDPAQTGRTPHTLRRNLIIFTISIVASGWVGIAIDKLTGQPDYQDVATLNGGGTLGMGLWTVAPLLVVIALRTFCGDGWKNAGYALNIRGNGWLYALSIAVYPATTCVVILLGTQVGAMHVAALNMSAVLTLIASQFVIQCAKNFFEESLWRGYLTNQLLKLTMSDWKLYLIAGLVWWAWHLPYWLIMLNTKEVESIVPAGRIVLVVAAILVFFCWNVMFTEIFRVTRSIWPLVLAHALEDAVTLPLLIDGTITLDPRWALVFSTNTGLLPAVILLSVGLGIRRWRIKNQAKANGYH comes from the coding sequence ATGGACCCCGCACAAACCGGACGCACCCCGCACACCCTTCGAAGAAACCTGATCATCTTCACCATCAGCATTGTGGCCAGCGGATGGGTGGGGATTGCGATCGATAAACTGACAGGACAACCTGATTATCAGGACGTCGCAACGCTGAACGGTGGCGGTACCCTCGGCATGGGATTGTGGACGGTTGCCCCGTTGCTAGTTGTCATCGCATTAAGAACTTTCTGCGGTGACGGTTGGAAGAATGCAGGATACGCGCTGAATATCAGGGGAAACGGGTGGCTCTACGCACTCTCTATTGCGGTCTACCCTGCGACAACCTGTGTGGTTATCCTGTTAGGCACGCAGGTGGGAGCCATGCACGTGGCAGCGCTAAATATGTCTGCCGTCCTGACGCTCATTGCCTCCCAGTTCGTGATACAGTGCGCGAAAAACTTCTTTGAAGAATCACTTTGGCGGGGTTATCTCACCAACCAGCTACTCAAGCTCACCATGTCCGATTGGAAGCTTTACCTCATCGCCGGGCTGGTGTGGTGGGCATGGCATCTGCCTTACTGGCTCATCATGCTCAATACCAAAGAGGTCGAAAGTATCGTACCTGCGGGCAGAATAGTGCTCGTTGTTGCCGCAATCCTCGTCTTCTTCTGTTGGAATGTCATGTTCACCGAAATCTTCCGCGTAACTCGCTCAATATGGCCATTAGTTTTGGCACACGCATTGGAGGATGCCGTCACCCTCCCCCTACTTATCGATGGCACAATCACACTCGATCCACGCTGGGCACTTGTTTTCTCCACCAATACGGGGTTACTTCCTGCAGTCATTTTACTTAGCGTAGGGCTTGGAATCCGCAGGTGGAGAATAAAAAACCAGGCCAAAGCAAACGGGTATCACTGA
- a CDS encoding SDR family oxidoreductase codes for MPTFDLGGRTAVITGATGAIGSAVARTFVESGAKVALIARNRRRLERLCARFPEEAETLVCSADVSSAYDLVEARDKVLEELGAPDLVITAAGVRRAANFDEAIPADWRRMLATNLRGTLQTVQTFSPDVLAAGERGDRADIVMLSSAPARERQHAYSVFSSLGASLGQFSKHLRAEYGLRGVRVHYFDSIYTGGSFFTQGNLGSNRATSDHHDVIQGPLPELESIAIDTAHVAEEVGFAASLPAHVNMASATILPLEGN; via the coding sequence ATGCCAACATTTGATCTTGGTGGTCGCACTGCTGTGATCACTGGAGCCACAGGTGCCATCGGCTCGGCGGTGGCGCGTACTTTTGTCGAATCGGGTGCGAAGGTTGCGCTCATTGCCCGTAACCGGCGTAGATTGGAGCGCCTGTGTGCTCGTTTTCCTGAGGAGGCGGAAACCCTTGTGTGTTCTGCTGACGTGAGCAGCGCCTACGACTTGGTGGAGGCACGCGACAAGGTGCTAGAGGAATTGGGGGCACCTGACTTGGTGATCACTGCTGCCGGTGTGCGCCGCGCTGCGAATTTTGATGAGGCAATTCCTGCTGACTGGCGGCGGATGCTGGCTACGAATCTTCGTGGAACATTACAAACTGTGCAGACTTTTTCCCCAGATGTCTTGGCCGCGGGGGAGCGTGGCGACCGCGCTGATATTGTGATGCTGAGTTCCGCGCCGGCACGTGAACGCCAGCACGCCTATTCAGTGTTTTCGTCGCTGGGTGCGTCCTTGGGGCAATTTTCCAAGCACCTGCGTGCCGAATATGGCTTGCGTGGTGTTCGGGTGCATTACTTCGATTCCATCTACACGGGCGGGAGTTTCTTTACGCAGGGCAATTTGGGATCCAATCGCGCTACGAGTGACCATCACGACGTTATTCAGGGGCCTTTGCCTGAGCTTGAAAGCATTGCGATTGACACTGCGCACGTCGCTGAGGAGGTTGGTTTTGCGGCGTCGCTGCCTGCGCATGTCAACATGGCCAGTGCCACGATCTTGCCACTGGAAGGGAACTGA
- the nhaA gene encoding Na+/H+ antiporter NhaA, translating to MRNETSGATLLLAATIVALLWANLGGHSYEHFWHTHFSIHLGDVFSVDMSLQHWINDGLMMMFFFLVSLEVKHDFVMGELREWRRASVPVVAAVAGLIVPALIFYAFNAGTDDADAWGVVISTDTAFVMGILAVFGNRLPVQLRAFLVTLAVVDDVGSLLVIATVYTERISFVPLIGVVVIAALLFLVQRARVYRSSVYIAAGATLWLLFLASGVHATIAGVVLGLLLPVFPPERSEVLRAEELTHHFRRTPVASTGSAAVIGILRSVSINERMQLALAPIVNLIVVPVFALSNAGVIISGETLQHAFKSPLTWGIIAGLVGGKYLGVFGASIIATKLRIGELAQCLAYRHINAGSMLTGIGFTISLFIIDLAIKDETAQSDARIGVLTASILAAIIGMVALVLTAAYDARHAPERTRLNRSIDPKRDHILGDPNAPLTLVEYAQLGGVDDTTVEEVVREVRDYFGDDLRFVFRHNPIGDETAERAAEALEAVHAQSPELFNYARTELSRLCEDEELDSRVIRRAAVDVGSNLPRLEKDMRQRTYLSRIHDDADDALGMGLTSTPTFFIGDEIYEGPIESNAIIAALEATRTAEITTVGV from the coding sequence GTGCGTAATGAAACCTCGGGCGCTACGTTGCTCCTCGCGGCCACTATTGTGGCATTGCTATGGGCCAACCTGGGCGGCCATTCCTACGAGCATTTCTGGCACACGCATTTCTCCATTCACCTGGGCGACGTTTTCTCAGTTGATATGTCGCTGCAGCACTGGATCAATGACGGCCTGATGATGATGTTTTTCTTCCTAGTCAGCCTTGAAGTCAAGCACGACTTTGTGATGGGAGAACTGCGTGAATGGCGGCGCGCCAGCGTGCCGGTGGTAGCCGCTGTTGCTGGTTTGATTGTTCCCGCGTTGATTTTCTACGCCTTCAACGCGGGCACCGATGACGCCGATGCGTGGGGAGTGGTGATTTCCACGGACACCGCCTTTGTGATGGGCATTCTCGCAGTGTTCGGCAACAGGCTTCCCGTGCAGCTGCGTGCGTTTTTGGTCACCCTCGCCGTGGTGGACGACGTCGGATCGCTGCTGGTCATCGCCACCGTGTACACGGAGCGCATCAGCTTTGTCCCGCTGATCGGTGTGGTTGTTATTGCCGCCCTGTTGTTCCTGGTTCAGCGCGCTCGTGTATACCGTTCGTCCGTCTACATTGCAGCTGGTGCGACTCTGTGGCTGCTGTTCTTAGCATCCGGCGTGCACGCCACCATTGCAGGTGTAGTTCTTGGTCTTCTGCTTCCGGTCTTTCCGCCGGAGCGTAGCGAGGTGCTCCGCGCGGAGGAGCTAACACATCACTTCCGCCGCACCCCAGTCGCATCCACTGGTAGCGCCGCTGTGATCGGTATTCTGCGTTCGGTTTCCATCAACGAGCGTATGCAACTGGCCCTCGCGCCGATCGTGAATCTGATTGTTGTGCCCGTGTTCGCCCTGTCCAACGCCGGTGTGATCATCTCCGGCGAGACGCTGCAGCACGCCTTTAAGTCGCCGCTGACCTGGGGTATTATCGCCGGTCTTGTCGGTGGTAAGTATCTGGGTGTGTTCGGCGCAAGCATTATTGCCACCAAGCTGCGTATTGGCGAACTCGCGCAGTGCTTGGCTTACCGCCACATCAATGCTGGCTCGATGCTCACCGGTATTGGCTTTACCATTTCCCTGTTTATCATTGACCTGGCCATTAAGGATGAAACTGCGCAGTCGGATGCACGTATCGGTGTGTTGACGGCGTCGATACTCGCCGCAATTATCGGCATGGTGGCGTTGGTACTGACTGCGGCTTACGACGCCCGTCATGCCCCTGAACGCACGCGCCTTAACCGTTCCATTGACCCCAAGCGTGACCATATTCTGGGTGACCCGAATGCTCCGCTGACCCTCGTGGAATACGCGCAGTTGGGTGGCGTGGATGACACCACAGTGGAAGAAGTGGTGCGCGAGGTGCGCGACTACTTTGGCGATGACCTGCGTTTTGTCTTCCGCCACAACCCGATAGGGGATGAGACGGCAGAGCGTGCAGCGGAGGCACTGGAAGCGGTGCATGCGCAGAGTCCAGAACTGTTTAATTACGCCCGCACTGAGTTGTCACGCCTGTGCGAAGACGAGGAGCTGGATTCGCGTGTTATTCGTCGCGCCGCCGTCGATGTTGGCTCCAACCTGCCTCGACTAGAGAAGGATATGCGGCAACGCACCTACCTGTCGCGCATCCACGACGATGCCGACGATGCACTGGGCATGGGCCTGACCAGCACCCCGACGTTCTTCATAGGCGATGAAATCTACGAAGGCCCCATCGAATCCAATGCGATTATCGCGGCGTTGGAAGCTACCCGTACTGCAGAAATCACGACCGTAGGAGTCTAG
- a CDS encoding SDR family oxidoreductase, with translation MTTRTIVVAGGSSGIGLAVAQKAVVDGWRTIIVDRQEPTEPVDATFFHCDLLDNDSAHQVLDGIVRDQERIDALVISAGGAMNGRLESKTMEEWDNYYSNDTLLVLRTTRILLPRLRETAERYGIADIVVMGSIAGTTAFEDAAVYGSISAARNALGEQLRLELRGERIRARTIATGYVETPLTKRMSMNAVTEQMGQDPLRPRDIAEIVHHGINLPPEVTVHNIVVVPTKQGWA, from the coding sequence ATGACTACTCGAACCATTGTTGTTGCCGGCGGTTCCTCCGGTATCGGTTTGGCGGTGGCGCAAAAAGCTGTGGTTGACGGTTGGCGTACCATCATCGTTGATCGCCAGGAGCCCACCGAACCGGTGGACGCCACATTTTTTCATTGTGACCTGCTAGATAATGACTCCGCCCACCAGGTCTTAGACGGTATTGTTCGTGATCAAGAGCGTATCGACGCCCTGGTCATCAGCGCCGGTGGTGCCATGAACGGCAGGCTGGAGTCCAAGACAATGGAGGAGTGGGACAACTACTACTCCAATGACACATTGCTTGTGTTACGCACCACCCGCATACTGTTGCCACGTTTGAGGGAAACTGCCGAACGCTATGGCATTGCCGATATCGTGGTCATGGGTTCCATTGCCGGTACCACAGCGTTTGAAGATGCGGCGGTGTACGGTTCGATCTCTGCAGCACGCAACGCTTTAGGGGAGCAGCTGCGCCTTGAACTGCGCGGTGAGCGCATCCGTGCCCGGACTATTGCCACAGGTTATGTGGAGACACCGCTGACAAAGCGCATGAGCATGAACGCAGTGACCGAACAAATGGGGCAAGATCCGTTGCGCCCCAGGGATATTGCGGAGATTGTGCATCATGGGATCAATCTGCCGCCTGAGGTGACAGTGCACAACATTGTTGTGGTGCCCACTAAGCAAGGCTGGGCATAA
- a CDS encoding type II toxin-antitoxin system VapB family antitoxin: MNAMQMRLIVTLDDELVAKASKLTSITDHSALVHAALEALIQDQTERQLGEPTTSEAMPQRTHLIVKKQ, translated from the coding sequence ATGAATGCCATGCAGATGCGGTTAATAGTCACGCTTGACGATGAACTAGTGGCCAAGGCCAGCAAACTCACCTCCATCACCGACCATTCTGCCCTCGTTCACGCGGCGCTGGAAGCGTTAATCCAGGACCAAACAGAGCGCCAACTCGGCGAGCCGACAACCTCTGAGGCTATGCCGCAGCGCACACACCTCATTGTGAAAAAGCAATAA
- a CDS encoding AbrB/MazE/SpoVT family DNA-binding domain-containing protein — protein sequence MADDGNRGADQSYEGKYIGMVKLGPKSQIVIPKEVRDIFNLEPGATLLMLADKERGIALVNPAEYQDVMDAAFGKGEI from the coding sequence GTGGCTGATGATGGCAATCGGGGAGCCGATCAGAGTTACGAAGGGAAGTACATCGGGATGGTCAAACTCGGGCCAAAATCCCAGATTGTGATCCCGAAGGAAGTGCGCGATATTTTCAACCTGGAACCTGGTGCAACGCTGCTCATGCTCGCTGACAAGGAACGCGGCATCGCACTTGTCAACCCAGCCGAGTACCAAGACGTCATGGACGCAGCATTTGGCAAGGGTGAGATTTAG
- a CDS encoding isochorismatase family protein, whose product MRTAIIVMDVQESFRQLPVWAEVSNPEIVRDVDTLVQQARAEGHAVVWVMHAAPGSGTAFDPELGHVRLMEGLTPDPGEPTFVKTTRNAFTSTELARYLTQEHITHLVIVGIQTEQCCETTARLAADMGYDVTFVTDATATFPIVRPDTGEVLPAHEVIERTEYALAGRFAHIESKDAVSWRR is encoded by the coding sequence ATGAGAACAGCAATCATTGTGATGGATGTGCAGGAATCGTTTCGTCAGTTGCCGGTGTGGGCGGAGGTATCCAACCCAGAGATCGTGCGGGACGTCGATACGCTGGTGCAGCAGGCCCGAGCGGAGGGGCATGCGGTGGTGTGGGTGATGCATGCCGCGCCGGGAAGCGGAACCGCCTTTGACCCGGAATTGGGACATGTGCGATTGATGGAGGGGCTCACACCCGATCCAGGCGAGCCGACGTTTGTCAAAACCACAAGGAATGCGTTTACCAGCACCGAGCTTGCGCGGTATCTCACTCAGGAGCACATCACGCACCTAGTGATCGTGGGCATCCAAACGGAGCAGTGCTGCGAGACCACAGCGCGTCTGGCGGCGGATATGGGGTACGACGTTACGTTTGTCACCGATGCCACCGCTACGTTCCCTATCGTTCGCCCCGACACAGGCGAGGTGCTGCCTGCCCATGAGGTTATCGAACGCACCGAATACGCGCTAGCAGGGCGGTTCGCGCATATTGAATCGAAGGACGCAGTAAGCTGGCGCAGGTGA
- a CDS encoding GlxA family transcriptional regulator yields the protein MNTVVFVVPDRVQLLDIAGPAQVFSTLRDLTGEPSTIVYVGEQQTVQSKQGLPVNVSTDWPGLTPDDLLIIPGFAATAHPLNNNLLASIAAHHAAGGTIASICAGAFIVAEAGLLDGRRATTHHDLQDTLGARYPRVHVVRDVLFVGGQGIYTSAGIASGIDLSLHLVEQHFGARIAARIARTMVVYARRNGNMEQHSVILRYRDHCDDLVHRIQDFLNDHFAQSFTLADLARRGNVSERTLSRSFMKNIGLTPSQYQRAVRLEHAELLVAQGATMEQAARQVGFADARSLRKHRA from the coding sequence GTGAATACCGTCGTGTTCGTGGTGCCTGACCGCGTTCAGCTTCTCGACATCGCTGGACCCGCCCAGGTGTTCAGCACCCTCCGCGATCTCACTGGCGAGCCCTCCACCATTGTTTATGTGGGGGAGCAGCAAACCGTCCAGTCGAAACAAGGGCTACCAGTGAATGTGAGCACCGACTGGCCGGGCCTTACGCCGGATGATCTGCTGATCATTCCCGGTTTTGCAGCTACGGCACACCCGCTCAACAATAATCTGCTCGCCAGCATCGCAGCGCATCATGCTGCAGGCGGCACAATCGCCAGTATTTGTGCAGGTGCGTTCATCGTGGCGGAGGCAGGGCTTCTCGACGGCCGCCGTGCCACCACCCACCACGACCTTCAAGACACCCTCGGCGCGCGCTACCCTCGTGTCCACGTGGTGCGTGACGTGCTATTTGTCGGTGGTCAGGGCATCTACACCTCCGCCGGGATTGCCAGTGGCATCGACCTATCCCTGCACCTAGTGGAGCAACATTTCGGCGCGCGGATTGCGGCCCGCATTGCTAGGACCATGGTGGTGTACGCCCGCCGCAACGGAAACATGGAGCAGCACAGTGTGATACTGCGCTATCGTGACCACTGCGATGATCTGGTGCACCGCATCCAGGATTTTTTGAATGATCATTTTGCCCAGAGCTTTACACTCGCGGACTTGGCCCGGCGCGGCAACGTTAGCGAACGCACCCTGAGCAGGTCTTTTATGAAGAATATTGGGCTAACGCCGAGCCAGTACCAACGGGCTGTGCGCCTGGAACATGCGGAGCTGTTGGTCGCGCAGGGTGCCACGATGGAGCAGGCGGCACGGCAGGTTGGTTTTGCGGATGCCAGATCGTTGCGTAAGCATCGCGCTTAG
- a CDS encoding patatin-like phospholipase family protein, translating into MRFSDTALVIEGGGMRNSYTGAVVEKLMREGIEFGWVGGVSAGASHTANFLAGDPLRTRESFVSIGANPRTGGWGSFVRGRGYFDSTYIYHEAPLRTFEHSGGRIAAFDFPAFLRNPTPFSIGAFHVDTGSMTWWNRDHTSTIDALMLRVRASSTMPGFMIMPHVDGELYADGALGPSGGIPIDAAEAAGFRRFLVIMSRPRAYTKGKATPAGILRQVFRTHPAIADALIARPDHYNATRARLLDLERGGNAYLFFAENMSVENRERNLHKLQESYRAGREQAEREWPAIREFLGEPD; encoded by the coding sequence ATGCGGTTTTCTGACACTGCGCTGGTCATTGAGGGCGGTGGCATGCGCAATAGCTACACCGGGGCGGTCGTCGAAAAGCTCATGCGTGAGGGCATCGAGTTCGGTTGGGTGGGCGGCGTGTCCGCAGGTGCCTCGCACACGGCGAACTTTCTGGCGGGCGATCCGCTGCGCACTCGGGAGAGTTTTGTCAGCATTGGTGCCAACCCGCGCACGGGCGGTTGGGGGTCTTTCGTGCGGGGACGCGGCTATTTCGACAGCACCTACATCTACCACGAAGCACCACTACGCACCTTTGAGCATTCCGGCGGGCGCATCGCCGCCTTCGATTTTCCCGCCTTCCTCCGAAACCCCACCCCCTTCAGCATCGGGGCATTCCACGTAGACACCGGCAGCATGACCTGGTGGAACCGCGACCACACTTCCACTATCGACGCCCTGATGCTCCGCGTCCGCGCTTCCTCCACCATGCCCGGTTTCATGATCATGCCCCACGTTGACGGCGAGCTCTACGCCGACGGCGCCCTCGGCCCCAGCGGAGGCATCCCCATCGATGCTGCTGAAGCTGCAGGATTCCGGCGCTTTCTAGTGATCATGAGCAGGCCGCGCGCCTACACCAAAGGCAAAGCCACCCCTGCGGGCATCCTGCGCCAGGTCTTTCGCACCCACCCGGCCATTGCCGACGCCCTGATAGCGCGGCCCGACCACTACAACGCCACCCGCGCCCGACTCCTCGATCTGGAACGTGGCGGCAACGCCTACCTGTTCTTCGCCGAGAACATGTCAGTGGAAAACCGGGAACGCAACCTGCATAAACTCCAAGAATCCTACCGCGCCGGGCGGGAGCAAGCCGAGCGGGAATGGCCAGCGATCAGGGAATTTTTGGGCGAGCCGGACTGA
- a CDS encoding DUF808 domain-containing protein translates to MPGGLAALLDDVALIAKTASASIDDVAAAAGKTSAKATGIVVDDAAVTPRFVQGVTPARELPIIWRIAKGSLFNKLVIILPVALLLSWLAPWLLNPILMLGGAYLCFEGAEKVWEKISGHEDHEEAAVDTGPDAENKLVRGAVTTDLILSAEIMVISLNEVAAEPLAMRTIVLIIVAIGITALVYGVVGLLVKMDDVGMGLASRDSAGAQKLGRGMVAAMPRLLNIIAVIGTFAMLWVGGHIIVSGLDQLGWHTPHDIIHHATHAVHHLGGFAEWLVDTFCSLIVGSIVGALIVGVMHLLPFRKKH, encoded by the coding sequence ATGCCCGGAGGTCTTGCAGCACTGCTTGACGACGTCGCGCTCATCGCCAAAACAGCCTCAGCCAGCATCGATGATGTCGCCGCCGCCGCAGGAAAAACCAGCGCCAAGGCCACAGGAATCGTTGTTGACGACGCCGCCGTCACCCCCCGCTTCGTCCAAGGAGTCACCCCGGCGCGCGAACTCCCCATCATCTGGCGCATCGCCAAAGGCTCACTGTTCAACAAATTGGTGATCATTCTGCCTGTGGCACTGCTGCTCAGTTGGCTTGCCCCGTGGTTACTGAACCCCATATTGATGCTGGGTGGTGCCTACTTGTGTTTTGAGGGTGCCGAGAAAGTCTGGGAGAAAATCAGCGGCCACGAGGACCACGAGGAAGCCGCAGTGGATACCGGACCCGATGCGGAAAACAAGCTGGTGCGCGGCGCAGTCACCACTGACCTAATCCTCAGCGCAGAGATCATGGTCATCTCCCTCAACGAGGTCGCAGCCGAACCCTTGGCCATGCGCACTATTGTGCTCATCATCGTGGCCATCGGGATTACCGCACTGGTCTACGGAGTGGTGGGCCTGCTGGTGAAGATGGACGATGTGGGGATGGGATTAGCCTCCCGCGACAGCGCCGGGGCGCAGAAACTTGGGCGTGGAATGGTGGCAGCGATGCCCCGTCTTTTGAACATCATCGCCGTAATCGGCACGTTCGCCATGCTGTGGGTCGGCGGGCACATCATCGTATCTGGGTTGGACCAGCTTGGCTGGCACACTCCGCATGACATCATCCACCATGCAACCCACGCGGTTCATCACCTGGGTGGTTTCGCCGAATGGCTTGTGGATACGTTCTGCTCACTCATCGTCGGCAGCATCGTCGGTGCCCTGATTGTGGGCGTCATGCACCTGCTTCCTTTCCGCAAAAAGCACTAG
- a CDS encoding cation-translocating P-type ATPase → MTATNRPTGLTSADAAQRLDTYGRNELRAATTEPTWLVFLRQFQDPLVYLLFIAMAISCGAWFIEGSHGVPIDTVVIGLIVIANAILGFTQEQRAAHAVEALAHMTAAHSTVLRDGKQTVISSEELVPGDILLLAEGDAVGADAKLISATNLAVQESSLTGESEAVIKDPSPTPENEPLGDRTDMVFKGTAVVRGVGTAEVMHTGMETQMGQIATMLDETEAEDSPLKKEIATISRTLGLLVVGIAVIVMVTLALVNGVHSTKDAVDILLLGVSLAVAAVPEGLPAILSLVLALGVQAMARKNAVMKNLPSVETLGSASVVCSDKTGTLTRNEMTLREIVTASGSTILEGSGYDSSGDATSINDNARIEAELTMVAGATANNAQLEYTTNGWEIVGDPTEAAFLVALPKVVLNPDPAPQRLGEIPFSSERKMMTVLVPGYLYSKGAPDVLLEHCTREQVGNSERELEPGRREAILDTVEELSRKGYRTLGVARRTGLVALEEDDLTFLGVVGIIDPPRDEAKEAIEQAHHAGIRTIMITGDHPVTASSIATSLGFDATAAFTGKDIDDMSDQEFAEAVRTTDVYARVAPAHKLRIVDALQADGNIVAMTGDGVNDAPALKSADIGVAMGITGTEVTKEAATMILADDNYGTIVSAVEQGRVTFDNIRKFLRYLLSSNMGEVVTVFFGVLLAGWLGLNDSGGGVVLPLLATQILWINLITDSGPALAMGVDPADDDVMERAPRRINDRIINRDMWAQVIYIGVIMGAVTLATIDFFLPGGIVNGHDSLEVARTAGFTTLVFAQLFNALNARSDIHSAFIGIFRNRWLWASIGIAVFLQVCVVHIPFLQAAFGTASLDFTHWVVAIGMASLVLCAEEMSKFVRWALEV, encoded by the coding sequence ATGACAGCAACGAATCGCCCCACTGGACTCACGTCTGCGGACGCGGCACAACGCCTGGACACCTACGGGCGCAATGAACTCCGCGCGGCAACAACGGAACCCACATGGCTGGTTTTTCTCCGCCAATTCCAAGACCCTCTGGTGTATTTGCTGTTTATCGCCATGGCAATTTCCTGCGGAGCATGGTTTATTGAAGGCTCACATGGGGTTCCAATTGACACAGTGGTGATTGGTTTAATCGTTATAGCTAATGCGATTCTCGGCTTTACTCAGGAACAACGGGCAGCACATGCCGTCGAAGCACTTGCGCACATGACAGCGGCGCATTCCACTGTGCTTCGCGACGGTAAACAAACCGTCATCTCATCGGAAGAATTAGTTCCCGGCGATATTCTACTTCTTGCGGAAGGCGACGCTGTTGGTGCCGACGCGAAACTGATTTCCGCCACGAATCTCGCCGTGCAGGAATCATCACTGACAGGCGAATCCGAAGCAGTTATCAAAGACCCATCCCCCACCCCAGAGAATGAACCCCTGGGAGACCGTACTGACATGGTATTTAAAGGCACCGCCGTGGTTCGGGGCGTGGGGACCGCCGAAGTCATGCACACCGGCATGGAAACCCAAATGGGGCAGATCGCCACCATGCTGGACGAGACCGAGGCGGAAGACTCGCCGCTGAAGAAGGAAATTGCTACCATCTCCCGAACACTTGGCCTCCTCGTCGTGGGTATTGCGGTGATCGTGATGGTCACCCTCGCACTGGTCAACGGCGTACACAGCACCAAAGATGCGGTGGATATTTTGCTGCTCGGCGTCTCCCTGGCGGTGGCGGCGGTGCCGGAGGGACTGCCTGCAATTTTGTCGCTGGTGTTAGCGCTGGGCGTTCAGGCCATGGCACGCAAAAACGCGGTGATGAAGAATCTTCCATCCGTGGAAACCCTCGGTTCCGCGAGCGTTGTGTGCTCAGATAAAACCGGCACGCTCACCCGAAACGAAATGACCCTGCGGGAAATCGTCACAGCATCTGGAAGTACCATCCTGGAGGGGTCCGGCTACGATTCTTCCGGCGACGCGACCAGCATCAATGACAACGCCCGCATTGAGGCGGAGTTGACGATGGTTGCTGGTGCAACCGCGAATAATGCGCAGCTGGAGTACACCACCAACGGCTGGGAGATTGTAGGCGACCCAACCGAGGCGGCGTTTTTGGTGGCGCTGCCAAAGGTGGTGTTAAACCCAGACCCTGCCCCTCAGCGGCTGGGAGAAATCCCGTTCAGCTCTGAGCGCAAAATGATGACCGTCTTGGTTCCCGGCTATCTGTACAGTAAAGGTGCTCCCGATGTGTTGTTGGAGCATTGCACCCGAGAGCAGGTGGGTAACAGCGAACGTGAGCTTGAACCGGGGCGTCGTGAAGCAATCCTGGACACCGTCGAAGAGTTATCGCGGAAGGGTTACCGCACACTGGGGGTCGCGCGGCGCACGGGTTTGGTGGCGCTGGAAGAAGATGACCTGACCTTCCTGGGTGTCGTCGGCATTATCGATCCACCGCGCGACGAGGCGAAGGAAGCCATCGAACAGGCTCACCATGCCGGTATCCGCACAATCATGATCACCGGCGATCACCCGGTGACCGCCAGCAGCATAGCAACCTCCCTGGGTTTTGATGCCACCGCCGCCTTCACCGGCAAGGACATCGATGACATGAGCGATCAGGAATTTGCTGAAGCGGTGCGCACAACCGACGTGTATGCCCGCGTCGCACCCGCCCACAAACTCCGCATTGTGGACGCACTACAGGCGGACGGCAACATCGTGGCCATGACCGGCGACGGCGTGAATGACGCACCTGCGCTGAAAAGCGCCGACATTGGCGTGGCCATGGGCATCACGGGCACCGAGGTAACCAAAGAAGCCGCCACGATGATCCTCGCCGATGACAACTACGGCACCATCGTTTCGGCGGTGGAGCAAGGGCGCGTGACCTTTGACAACATTCGAAAATTTCTGCGCTACCTGCTGAGTTCCAACATGGGCGAAGTGGTCACCGTGTTCTTCGGTGTCCTGCTGGCGGGGTGGCTAGGGCTTAACGACAGCGGCGGTGGGGTGGTTCTTCCCTTACTGGCAACCCAAATCCTGTGGATCAACCTGATCACCGATTCCGGACCGGCGCTGGCCATGGGCGTTGATCCCGCAGATGACGACGTGATGGAGCGCGCACCCCGACGCATAAACGATCGCATCATCAACCGCGACATGTGGGCACAGGTCATTTACATTGGCGTGATTATGGGGGCCGTGACGCTAGCCACCATTGATTTCTTCCTCCCCGGCGGCATTGTGAACGGCCACGATTCTTTGGAGGTGGCCCGCACCGCAGGGTTTACCACCCTTGTGTTTGCCCAGCTGTTCAACGCCCTGAACGCCCGCTCCGACATTCATTCCGCATTCATCGGCATCTTCCGCAACCGCTGGCTGTGGGCATCCATCGGCATCGCGGTGTTCCTGCAGGTATGCGTGGTGCACATTCCGTTCCTGCAAGCAGCCTTCGGAACTGCCTCCCTGGACTTCACGCATTGGGTAGTAGCCATCGGCATGGCATCGCTGGTGCTGTGTGCTGAGGAAATGTCCAAGTTTGTACGATGGGCCCTGGAAGTTTAA